A DNA window from Phragmites australis chromosome 11, lpPhrAust1.1, whole genome shotgun sequence contains the following coding sequences:
- the LOC133885602 gene encoding leucine-rich repeat protein 1-like, with protein sequence MAFTASEILALCSTIILMAVLVASFAPAVANEEGDILTAFRQGLEVPDGALDTWEPNLVNPCTWTRVTCDDDSNRVVRLDLSDLNLSGRLAPELGKLEQLQYMELARNNIQGPIPSEFGDLTNLISLDLYNNNISGPIPKTLGNLKSLKFLRIDHNRLTGPIPRELAGLPDLVDVDLSSNDLCGTIPTSGAFENIPLRSFDNNPRLKGPETQGPGGDDSSC encoded by the exons ATGGCGTTCACGGCCTCTGAAATCTTAGCCCTTTGCTCCACCATCATCCTCATGGCGGTGTTGGTGGCATCCTTCGCGCCGGCCGTAGCGAATGAGGAAGGTGATATTCTGACGGCCTTTCGTCAAGGCCTGGAGGTACCCGATGGTGCGCTTGATACTTGGGAACCGAACTTGGTCAATCCATGCACTTGGACCCGTGTAACCTGTGACGACGACAGCAACCGGGTCGTCCGTCT AGATCTTTCTGATTTGAACCTGTCCGGTCGTCTGGCGCCCGAGCTGGGGAAACTGGAGCAGCTGCAATATAT GGAACTTGCCAGGAACAATATCCAGGGACCAATCCCGTCGGAGTTCGGAGACCTGACGAACCTGATCAGCCTGGACCTGTACAACAACAACATTTCAGGGCCTATACCCAAAACGCTTGGGAACCTGAAGTCCCTGAAATTCTT GCGAATTGATCACAATCGCTTAACCGGGCCGATCCCGAGAGAACTGGCTGGGCTACCCGACCTGGTAGATGT AGATCTCTCGAGCAACGACCTTTGCGGCACGATCCCGACATCCGGAGCGTTCGAGAACATTCCTCTCAGAAG CTTCGACAACAACCCAAGGCTGAAAGGTCCCGAGACGCAGGGACCGGGCGGGGACGACTCCAGCTGCTAG